Proteins encoded within one genomic window of Fragaria vesca subsp. vesca linkage group LG1, FraVesHawaii_1.0, whole genome shotgun sequence:
- the LOC101304621 gene encoding F-box/LRR-repeat protein At4g14103-like, with protein sequence MGSHSKLEVGDGEDKISQLPDALLSHILSFLTTKQAVRTSILSTRWNNIWVSVPSLDLVHYYCNESRSLHAAFVSFVDRALHCRGLLDIQRFHLRYYCFAVDLSRIDGWIRNVICRNVVELDLYVRVYEDTVEKIELPKTIFLCKTLVVLKLNFNCFIYAPPESGSFPNLKRLTIDFASYMSLEEPYMSYEDPYEYYFYFSINAPKLEFLNLKVDFLPSIVFEDAKSLVKAVLSFSHHDAIEHEHYDDRATTLLAAISNVQHLTLSVHSLAASFMPAFDNLIHLKLVINSHFWEVLPELLHRTPNLECLVLAHKKDVYCNSDCEVDSDSDTENSENEEYCDHQEYRVLSHLKTIVLRGFRGCMGEKEVAKYLLKIMKFCALFRKGSKTCRIQFI encoded by the exons ATGGGCTCACATTCAAAGCTCGAAGTAGGAGATGGTGAGGATAAAATCAGTCAATTACCAGATGCACTTCTGTCTCACATCCTCTCCTTCTTGACAACCAAACAAGCTGTGAGGACTAGCATTCTCTCTACAAGGTGGAATAACATATGGGTTTCTGTTCCCTCTCTAGACTTGGTACACTACTACTGTAATGAAAGTAGGTCTCTGCATGCTGCATTTGTGTCGTTTGTTGATCGTGCGCTTCACTGTCGTGGATTATTAGACATTCAAAGATTTCATCTCCGTTATTACTGCTTCGCTGTGGATTTGTCTCGTATTGATGGTTGGATCCGCAATGTAATTTGTCGTAATGTTGTTGAACTTGACCTCTATGTCAGGGTATATGAGGACACGGTAGAAAAGATTGAGTTGCCTAAAACTATATTTCTGTGCAAAACACTGGTGGTATTGAAGCTGAATTTCAATTGTTTTATCTATGCTCCTCCTGAGTCGGGGAGTTTCCCTAATCTCAAG AGGTTAACAATAGACTTTGCCTCTTATATGAGTCTTGAAGAACCTTATATGAGTTATGAGGACCCTTATGAGTACTACTTTTACTTCTCTATCAATGCCCCAAAGCTTGAATTCCTTAACCTCAAAGTGGATTTTTTGCCGAGCATTGTATTTGAAGATGCAAAGTCCCTGGTGAAGGCCGTTTTGAGTTTCTCACACCATGATGCCATTGAACACGAGCACTATGATGACCGTGCAACCACATTGCTGGCAGCAATTTCCAATGTTCAACATCTAACTCTTTCTGTTCATTCTTTGGCT GCTTCTTTTATGCCTGCTTTTGATAATTTGATCCATTTGAAGCTGGTTATTAATAGCCATTTCTGGGAAGTGCTGCCAGAGCTACTCCATAGAACACCTAATCTAGAATGTCTTGTCTTGGCACATAAAAAA GACGTGTACTGTAACTCAGACTGTGAAGTAGACTCGGACTCGGACACAGAAAACTCTGAGAATGAAGAATACTGTGATCATCAGGAATACCGTGTGTTGTCACATCTCAAGACTATCGTCTTAAGGGGTTTCAGGGGATGCATGGGTGAGAAGGAAGTGGCAAAGTACTTATTGAAGATTATGAAGTTTTGTGCACTCTTTCGGAAGGGCTCCAAGACTTGCCGGATTCAATTTATCTAG